In the Solanum pennellii chromosome 5, SPENNV200 genome, one interval contains:
- the LOC107019803 gene encoding basic leucine zipper 43-like, whose amino-acid sequence MIPSEAAATHYFASQNPSPLPLDFNFMQNNLPSLHFSRYLTNILPNYPVNDFNNLIPSCISGNSTSDETDEQQLKIIDERKKRRMISNRESARRSRMRKQRQLDELWSQVVRLRTENHNLIDKLNHVSECHDKVLQENAQLKEETSDLRQMLTDLQFNSPFPDLCELEDVPCTTAHLKAESSNLSITHSTNLLH is encoded by the coding sequence ATGATTCCATCAGAAGCTGCAGCAACACACTATTTTGCTTCTCAAAATCCTTCACCTCTGCCTCTTGACTTCAACTTTATGCAAAACAATTTACCATCACTCCACTTTAGTAGATACTTAACTAACATCCTACCAAACTATCCTGTTAACGACTTCAATAATCTGATACCGTCTTGCATCAGTGGTAACTCTACCTCTGATGAAACGGATGAGCAACAACTTAAGATCATCGACGAGAGAAAGAAGAGGAGGATGATATCTAATCGAGAATCAGCAAGAAGATCAAGGATGAGGAAACAAAGACAACTTGATGAGTTATGGTCACAAGTTGTTCGTCTTAGGACGGAGAATCATAATTTGATTGATAAACTTAATCATGTATCGGAATGTCATGACAAAGTCCTTCAAGAGAATGCACAGTTAAAGGAAGAAACTTCGGACCTTCGTCAGATGCTTACTGATCTCCAGTTCAATAGTCCTTTCCCTGACTTATGTGAACTCGAAGATGTTCCTTGCACCACTGCTCATCTCAAGGCTGAATCGTCGAACCTATCCATCACTCATTCAACAAATTTGCTTCACTAA
- the LOC107019801 gene encoding uncharacterized protein LOC107019801 codes for MKDRGKAAATDAINGENIKISDFNYSVSSDIPCMQHPNSSPIGICSSCLKDKLLNLIYSDQFFSDDTETNSSSFDVGSVGRISFLLENEKQSKTSKTEQVILLRSSSNSVEIKKNRNGFWKIKRFFKKNSEISGPIEGVVSRSRSLCSFRGGGGNGDDGSSDYRFSSAKISDVTGGLLFDDFKKKCSDSPKTLPILKKNTIFKGFDSTFLKNSSNRTTTTDNDGDDDSGFIDLKLDLLSETKFDIFSESGNLRSGSCRMNEYDRMMKKGKNGKGNRVWKWIFKKSKRDEINSNFDY; via the coding sequence ATGAAAGACAGAGGCAAAGCTGCAGCTACAGACGCCATTAATGGTGAAAAcatcaaaatttcagatttcaATTACTCTGTTTCATCAGATATCCCCTGTATGCAACACCCAAATTCATCCCCAATTGGGATTTGTTCTTCTTGTCTCAAAGACAAATTACTCAATCTAATTTACTCCGATCAATTCTTCTCCGATGATACAGAaacaaattcttcttctttcgATGTTGGAAGTGTTGGGAGGATTTCGTTTTTGCTTGAAAATGAAAAACAGAGCAAAACCTCCAAAACAGAGCAAGTAATCTTGCTGAGGAGCAGTAGCAACAGTGTTGAAATCAAGAAGAATCGTAATGGGTTTTGGAAAATCAagagatttttcaagaaaaacagTGAAATTTCAGGTCCCATTGAAGGAGTTgtatcaagatcaagatcactCTGTAGCTTCAGAGGTGGCGGTGGTAATGGCGACGATGGAAGCAGTGATTACAGATTTTCAAGTGCAAAAATCTCTGATGTTACTGGTGGTTTATTATTcgatgatttcaagaaaaaatgcTCCGACTCTCCAAAAACGTTGCCAATCCttaaaaaaaacactatttTTAAAGGATTCGATTCGACATTTTTAAAGAATTCGAGCAACAGAACTACTACGACGGataatgatggtgatgatgattcAGGTTTTATAGATTTGAAACTTGATTTATTATCAGagacaaaatttgatattttttcagaatctggaaatttgaGAAGTGGATCTTGTAGAATGAATGAATATGACAGAATGatgaaaaagggtaaaaatggAAAAGGAAACAGAGTATGGAAATGGATTTTCAAGAAAAGTAAAAGAGATGAAATTAATAGTAATTTTGATTATTAA
- the LOC107019797 gene encoding uncharacterized protein LOC107019797 — MYVTRSLSYYKKNPEALSLPPDGPNSGYLVIKDSESETYCCFGLCKNYEIMDLPLPQNKKLTIRYEMSNGQSTSVNRDSVMFIPVLNKPLSSNQYYAIKTQGKNKGQAFTCSKEEDKKSSCFCRCVRDVKPKPLDPEEAHQQFEICLYDICCKGRGSFYAKSVAPDGFPPYFIRRKGWHLSAENPKKFVLNDDAIGLNAELRQQLPQFNFASSYKSSEVVVVGNWYCPFVFIRDGTELKKQMKRSMFYEMTLEQRWEQFFTCQNDKINEGNTVLVDVSLDTQVVLISGSDNKATWDDRNVVEGVVWFKSYGKDGNEVASLGLRHEIVERMKWEQQRGGWQNQGRIKQVEEKREDSNGWRRLSCYVLVERFVLRRMDRSVVMTYDFKHINKVKSIWD, encoded by the exons ATGTATGTTACAAGGTCTCTTTCTTACTACAAAAAGAATCCAGAGGCACTTTCATTACCTCCTGATGGTCCAAATTCAGGTTACTTAGTGATTAAAGATTCGGAATCCGAAACATACTGTTGTTTTGGACTCTGCAAGAACTATGAAATCATGGACTTGCCTCTGCCTCAGAACAAGAAGCTAACCATTCGATACGAGATGAGTAATGGTCAGAGCACGAGCGTTAACAGAGACAGTGTAATGTTCATTCCAGTTCTTAACAAGCCATTGTCTTCTAATCAGTATTATGCTATCAAGACTCAGGGAAAGAACAAAGG ACAAGCATTCACTTGTTCAAAGGAGGAAGACAAGAAAAGTTCTTGTTTCTGCAGATGTGTACGGGACGTTAAACCGAAGCCATTAGATCCAGAGGAGGCACATCAGCAGTTTGAGATATGTCTATATGATATATGTTGCAAAGGCAGAGGTAGTTTTTATGCCAAGTCTGTTGCACCAGATGGTTTTCCACCATACTTTATAAGGCGAAAAGGTTGGCATCTCAGCGCCGAAAATCCTAAAAAATTCGTACTAAATGATGATGCTATAGGCCTTAATGCTGAGTTAAGGCAACAACTTCCACAGTTCAATTTTGCATCATCTTATAAGAGTTCTGAAGTAGTTGTTGTGGGGAACTGGTACTGTCCGTTCGTGTTTATCAGAGATGGAACAGAACTTAAAAAACAGATGAAGAGATCGATGTTCTACGAAATGACACTTGAGCAGAGATGGGAGCAGTTCTTCACTTgtcaaaatgacaaaattaatgAAGGGAATACAGTACTTGTCGATGTTTCACTTGACACACAAGTTGTCCTTATTTCCGGAAGTGATAATAAAGCAACATGGGATGATAGAAACGTCGTTGAAGGAGTAGTATGGTTTAAAAGTTATGGTAAAGATGGAAATGAAGTAGCAAGTTTGGGGTTGAGACATGAAATAGTTGAAAGGATGAAGTGGGAACAACAGAGAGGTGGATGGCAAAATCAAGGGAGGATCAAACAAGTcgaagagaagagagaagataGTAACGGATGGAGAAGATTAAGTTGCTATGTTTTGGTCGAGAGGTTCGTGTTGAGAAGAATGGATAGAAGTGTGGTGATGACTTATGATTTCAAGCACATTAACAAGGTTAAAAGCATATGGGACTAA
- the LOC107019226 gene encoding F-box protein At3g07870-like: MDPGSSMIIKRDCKKRRISHVTEIINLPKDIMLEILSRLSIKSIFCCKTVCKSWYSLITYEPLFVDMYHKRSSSNFPSLLVSINDTNHFFVELKAIDSQPLEKTIALNPKFHLPSSDMRLIGSCNGFVCFLKGGYDMVHTLYISNPLLGEYYKVKMHKREKIYSSAYAFCFSEASRQYKVLRSAFEHPKVSELEVYTVGVDKKWRYVGKAPKPLWKSFSNANVNGIVHWMDPEKNDTIYSFNSWTEEVKSLLAPRGLITPSYKLTLVELRNCLCLCDSNDSEYIDIWWMKEYGITESWTKTHILKDTIQPDFRSDRFIPILTWKDGEILMQRDGGMQVVSYNPKEEKFTKIRVYFGYEATRYIPSFYSVKTIVEESSQVSYIHPKIDIV, translated from the coding sequence ATGGACCCCGGAAGCTCAATGATTATCAAGAGAGAttgcaaaaaaagaagaatatctCATGTCACTGAGATCATAAACCTTCCGAAGGATATTATGTTGGAAATTCTTTCGAGATTATCAATAAAGTCCATTTTTTGTTGTAAGACGGTTTGTAAATCATGGTATAGTCTTATAACTTACGAACCATTATTTGTTGACATGTATCACAAAAGATCATCATCTAATTTTCCCAGCCTTTTGGTTTCGATTAATGATACTAACCATTTTTTTGTGGAACTCAAAGCTATTGATTCTCAACCCCTAGAGAAAACCATTGCGTTGAACCCTAAGTTTCATCTCCCTTCATCGGACATGAGATTAATTGGTTCGTGTAATGGGTTCGTTTGTTTTTTGAAAGGTGGGTATGACATGGTCCATACGCTTTACATTAGCAATCCTCTTTTGGGTGAGTATTACAAGGTTAAAATGCATAAACgggaaaaaatatattctagTGCTTATGCATTCTGCTTTAGTGAAGCCTCTAGACAGTATAAAGTATTGAGATCAGCATTTGAACACCCAAAAGTATCAGAATTGGAGGTTTATACTGTTGGAGTAGATAAAAAATGGAGATATGTGGGTAAGGCTCCGAAACCTCTATGGAAGTCATTTAGTAATGCCAACGTCAATGGTATTGTTCATTGGATGGATCCGGAAAAAAATGACACAATTTACTCGTTCAACAGTTGGACAGAAGAGGTGAAGTCCCTGTTAGCTCCGCGTGGTCTGATAACTCCATCCTATAAATTGACGCTAGTAGAGTTGAGGAATTGTCTATGTTTGTGTGATAGTAACGATAGTGAGTATATTGATATATGGTGGATGAAAGAGTATGGAATAACTGAATCTTGGACTAAAACTCACATTTTGAAGGATACTATTCAACCAGATTTTCGTAGTGATAGATTTATACCAATCTTAACTTGGAAAGATGGAGAAATATTGATGCAACGCGATGGTGGCATGCAAGTAGTTTCTTACAACCCAAAAGAAGAGAAGTTTACCAAAATTAGAGTGTACTTTGGATATGAGGCGACTAGGTATATCCCAAGTTTTTACTCAGTCAAGACTATCGTTGAGGAAAGTTCTCAAGTCTCATACATTCATCCGAAGATTGACATagtttag
- the LOC107019227 gene encoding F-box protein At2g23160-like yields MEGNRKEECLVDDMVFEILTWVPAKSLMRFKCVCKAWNDLIRHDLIFVKSHIARSRDRPLATRLLYQMYIKTPHIPQHYVNDSTRFTNNQPPLELFPLQLVGSRNYFEYGDIFICSNHCNGLVCLYNGKDSQGLLYNITTGEIKALPFSLGYKRRWDRPELYLGYDPATERYKLLRNRIYYKKRPCIKIRTLGTNTSWRRICENSPGKLNNLCSDRTFVNGVLYWANANVDFITYFNLTEEKFGTLTPPERSRVNAIQSALCGKLIVQPRDQPGNCNLVAYDEINKVFVKFDSDPDLLAEEKFVVLEAENIEKRRDNGRYIFATSSLTSTYLVFAYHFWPRYVGIFVENIIPLSFIIDL; encoded by the coding sequence ATGGAAGGTAATCGTAAGGAGGAATGTTTGGTAGATGACATGGTATTCGAGATACTAACGTGGGTTCCAGCTAAGTCTCTCATGCGATTTAAATGTGTTTGTAAAGCCTGGAATGATTTGATACGACATGATTTGATCTTTGTCAAGTCTCACATTGCTCGTTCTAGAGACCGTCCTCTAGCCACCCGTCTTTTATACCAAATGTATATAAAAACACCTCATATTCCCCAACACTACGTAAACGATTCAACAAGGTTTACTAATAACCAACCACCACTTGAACTATTCCCTTTACAGCTAGTAGGTAGTCGTAATTATTTCGAGTATGGCGACATTTTTATTTGCTCAAATCATTGCAATGGCCTTGTTTGTTTGTACAACGGTAAAGATAGTCAAGGTTTGTTGTATAACATAACAACAGGGGAAATAAAAGCATTGCCATTTTCGTTGGGATATAAACGAAGATGGGATCGTCCAGAACTGTATCTAGGATATGATCCAGCTACAGAAAGATACAAATTGCTTCGTAATCGTATTTACTACAAGAAAAGGCCATGTATAAAGATTCGAACTCTAGGAACTAACACATCATGGAGAAGAATTTGTGAAAATAGCCCTGGTAAACTTAACAATTTGTGTTCTGATCGTACGTTCGTCAACGGGGTACTTTATTGGGCTAATGCTAATGttgattttatcacatatttcaACTTAACAGAGGAGAAGTTTGGAACTCTAACACCTCCGGAAAGGAGTCGAGTTAACGCAATTCAGAGTGCATTATGCGGAAAGTTGATTGTGCAGCCACGAGACCAACCTGGAAACTGTAATTTGGTGGCATACGACGAGATCAACAAGGTTTTTGTAAAATTTGATTCCGATCCTGATTTGTTGGCGGAGGAGAAATTTGTAGTTCTTGAAGCAGAAAACattgaaaaaagaagagataatGGAAGATATATATTTGCAACATCAAGCCTGACCTCAACATATTTGGTGTTTGCCTATCATTTTTGGCCAAGATATGTTGGCATATTTGTTGAAAACATTATTCCATTATCATTTATTATTGACCTTTAG
- the LOC107019225 gene encoding F-box protein At3g07870-like: MEPPSTKQTISHVTTIMDLSSEIMLEILSRLPIKSIFCCKTVCKLWYNLLTSDPLFPSKYREGTSSNFPSLLLSIDNYVQFLVELKLPDERYPLKISTTVLSPKFHLPSPNMRLIGSCNGFVCLLKGWVYELDHSVYISNPLLGEYFEVEFPKQESRICFAYAFCFSEASRQYKVLRSAVRQSKVSELEVYTLGVDKKWRYVGEAPKPLSVSFSEVNVNGVVHWMNWEKNDTIYSFSNGTEEVKSMLAPRGLKSPCYNFTLVELGNCLCLCNIDPIEYVDIWWMKEYGITESWTKTRILKDTIQPNIRYDRFIPISTWKDGEILMQRHCRTQVVSYNPKEKKFTKVKVYLGLKSNSYIPSFYSLKTVVGENCQVSYTYPKIDIV, from the coding sequence ATGGAACCCCCAAGCACTAAGCAAACAATCTCTCATGTCACCACAATCATGGACCTTTCAAGTGAGATTATGTTAGAAATTCTTTCGAGATTACCAATCAAGTCCATTTTTTGTTGTAAGACGGTTTGTAAACTGTGGTATAATCTTTTAACTTCCGACCCATTATTTCCTAGCAAGTATCGCGAAGGAACATCATCTAATTTTCCTAGCCTTTTGCTTTCGATTGATAACTATGTCCAGTTTCTTGTTGAACTCAAATTACCAGATGAGCGTTACCCCCTAAAGATCAGCACCACTGTGTTGAGCCCTAAGTTTCATCTCCCTTCACCGAACATGAGATTAATTGGTTCGTGTAATGGGTTCGTTTGTTTGTTGAAAGGTTGGGTATATGAGTTAGACCATTCGGTTTACATTAGCAATCCTCTTTTGGGTGAGTATTTCGAGGTTGAATTTCCTAAACAAGAGAGTAGAATTTGTTTTGCTTATGCATTCTGCTTTAGTGAAGCCTCTAGACAGTATAAAGTATTGAGATCAGCAGTTAGACAATCAAAAGTATCGGAATTGGAGGTTTATACTCTTGGAGTTGATAAAAAATGGAGGTATGTGGGCGAGGCTCCAAAACCTCTATCTGTATCATTTAGTGAGGTTAACGTCAATGGTGTTGTTCATTGGATGAATTGGGAAAAAAATGATACCATTTACTCCTTTAGCAATGGGACAGAAGAGGTGAAGTCCATGTTAGCTCCGCGTGGTCTGAAATCTCCATGCTACAACTTTACGCTAGTAGAGTTGGGGAATTGTCTATGTTTGTGTAATATCGACCCTATTGAGTATGTTGATATATGGTGGATGAAAGAGTATGGAATAACTGAATCTTGGACTAAAACTCGCATTTTGAAGGATACTATTCAACCAAATATACGTTATGATAGATTTATACCAATCTCAACTTGGAAAGATGGAGAAATATTAATGCAAAGGCATTGTCGGACACAAGTCGTTTCTTACAACccaaaagaaaagaagtttACCAAGGTTAAAGTGTACCTTGGACTTAAATCGAATAGCTACATCCCAAGTTTTTACTCACTCAAGACTGTCGTTGGAGAAAATTGTCAAGTCTCATACACTTATCCGAAGATTGACATAGTTTAA
- the LOC107019796 gene encoding protein SLOW WALKER 1 → MAETQSIARTFAVKPKLKPSSANSSTPTLESKYWKSFKTPKEIQTPQTLVSSINSIVFSPTSPHDFAATHSATVSIFSGKTLEPKTTISSAFRDTVTSASFRSDGRLMAAGDLSGAVQVLDPKSRVPLRRLRGHTRPVRVVRYPRVDKLHLFSGGDDAIVKYWDITTESKIYDLLGHKDYVRCGDASPVSDDMFVSGSYDHTVKVWDVRVMNSGSVMEFDHGKPVEDVIYLPSGGLVATAGGNSVKIWDILGGGKLLCTMESHNKTVTSICVGKIGKESGEEAQQYRILSVALDGYMKVFDYAKFKITHSMRFPNPLMSVGFSPDCSTRVIGASNGTLYIGRRKVKESESMELGDVGGFGPVEVPQRRVLRPSYYRYFQRGQNEKPSEWDYLIKKPKKIKVTEHDKLLKKFMHKEALLAALNGKNPENVVAVMEELVARKKLMRCVSNLETEELGLLLKFLQRYSTMPRFSRFLMGLTKKVVEMRAEDIKSSDELRGDIRNLKRDVEEEIRLQQTLLQIQGIVTPLLKIAGRR, encoded by the coding sequence ATGGCTGAAACTCAATCGATAGCAAGAACTTTCGCAGTGAAGCCAAAATTGAAACCCAGTTCAGCAAATTCATCTACACCAACCCTTGAATCAAAGTACTGGAAATCCTTCAAAACCCCTAAAGAAATTCAAACCCCACAAACACTTGTTTCTTCAATCAACTCCATTGTCTTCTCTCCAACATCTCCTCACGATTTTGCCGCCACCCATTCCGCCACCGTTTCCATTTTCTCCGGTAAAACTCTTGAACCCAAAACTACCATCTCCTCTGCTTTCCGTGATACTGTAACTTCAGCTTCATTCCGATCCGATGGTCGTCTTATGGCTGCTGGTGACCTTTCCGGTGCCGTTCAAGTTCTCGACCCCAAGTCCCGTGTCCCACTTCGTCGGCTTCGTGGCCATACCCGACCTGTTCGTGTTGTACGTTATCCGCGGGTTGATAAGCTTCACCTTTTCTCCGGTGGGGATGATGCTATTGTTAAGTATTGGGATATTACTACTGAGTCTAAAATTTACGATCTTTTGGGGCATAAGGATTATGTGAGGTGTGGGGATGCTTCTCCTGTAAGTGATGATATGTTTGTTTCTGGGTCTTATGATCATACGGTGAAAGTTTGGGATGTTAGGGTGATGAACTCGGGTTCGGTGATGGAGTTTGACCATGGAAAGCCTGTTGAGGATGTGATTTACTTGCCATCTGGTGGGTTAGTTGCTACTGCTGGTGGTAATTCTGTGAAGATTTGGGATATTCTTGGAGGTGGGAAATTGCTATGTACAATGGAGAGTCATAACAAGACTGTGACTTCGATTTGTGTTGGTAAAATTGGGAAGGAGAGTGGTGAGGAGGCGCAGCAATATCGGATTTTGAGTGTGGCTTTGGATGGATATATGAAGGTGTTTGACTATGCTAAGTTCAAAATTACTCATTCGATGAGGTTTCCGAATCCTCTAATGTCTGTTGGGTTCTCGCCTGATTGTTCAACAAGGGTGATTGGGGCATCGAATGGGACATTGTATATAGGCAGAAGAAAGGTGAAGGAAAGTGAAAGCATGGAACTTGGGGATGTTGGTGGCTTTGGTCCGGTAGAAGTGCCTCAGAGGCGGGTGTTGAGGCCATCTTACTACAGATATTTTCAGCGGGGGCAAAATGAGAAGCCCTCTGAATGGGATTACTTGATTAAGAAGCCGAAGAAGATAAAGGTGACGGAGCATGATAAGTTGTTGAAGAAATTTATGCACAAGGAAGCTTTGTTAGCTGCTTTGAATGGGAAGAACCCGGAAAATGTGGTAGCTGTTATGGAGGAATTGGTTGCTCGGAAGAAGTTAATGAGATGTGTGTCAAACTTGGAAACGGAAGAACTTGGTTTGCTTTTGAAGTTTCTGCAGAGATATTCAACCATGCCTAGATTTTCAAGGTTTTTGATGGGCTTGACAAAGAAAGTAGTTGAGATGCGAGCTGAAGATATCAAATCATCGGATGAACTGCGTGGTGACATTAGAAATCTTAAACGAgatgtggaggaggaaatacgATTACAACAGACATTGCTACAGATACAGGGCATTGTTACTCCTCTGCTCAAGATTGCTGGAAGGAGATGA